ATCATTTCGGTGATTGAAAGGCGGCCTGAGATGGGTGATGCCTTGATTTTTATTGCAGATACCTTTGAAGAGGCCGTTTTTTCCGATCATATCATGGACTCGGTGATCATTAACCGGTATATCCGGCACGTTCATGAGGTTATCAGGTCGGCGTGAGTTCCCTGCCAAGAATATACTTGAATTATCTTTTATTTCATGATACAATATTTCCCGCAAGCGACGTAAAAACAGCTTAAAAAAAGCATAAAAAAGTAAAAAAGGAGAAAAAAAATGAAACAGCATCACATGCGACCGGTGGTTTTTTTGGTGGTAATTCTATTTTTTATGACCGTAACCACTCTAATGGCGCAAAACTTTGCCGAAGCACTTCAAAAATCGATTTATTTCTATGATGCGGAAAAATGCGGCCCCGGCGTCACGGGCGGCCGTCTCGAATGGCGCGGCGACTGCCATACGGACGATGTGTATTACGGCGGTTTCCATGATGCGGGCGATCATGTCAAGTTCGGACTTCCGCAGTCGTATGCGGCGTCGACCCTTGCATGGGGTGTCTATGAGTTCAAGGACGCTTTTGTCCAGATAGATGAATACGAACACATTATGGAAATATTGCGGTGGTTTTCCGATTATTTCCTCAGGTGCTGGAACGGTTCCCGATTTATCTATCATGTCGGTGAGGGATCGGTCGATCACAACTACTGGGGCCCGCCTGAACTTCAGAAAACGGAAGATTTTGAGCGGCCTTCTTATGCGACAGATACCCATCCCGCCAGCGACCAGGCTTCACAGGCCGCTGCGGCCCTTGCCATCATGTACCTTATCCTTCAGGACGAAGACTCGGCGTATGCGACAAAGTGTCTGACTGCGGCAAAGGAATTGTACGCCCATGCCGTTGCCAAAAGGGGTCTCGGGTATGACGGCGGCTTTTATAATTCGAGTTTCGATGAAGACCAGATGAGCTGGGGCGCCGTCTGGCTTTATATTGCAACCGATAATTATGATTACATCGAAGATATCCTTTCCGTGGATTCGGCGGGACAATACACCGGTTATCTGAAAAAGATCGTGATGAATCCCGAAGACGACTGGCAGAACATCTGGGTTCACTCGTGGGATACGGTCTGGGGCGGTGTATTCGCGAAACTCGCCCCGATTACCGACGATTCCCAGCACTGGTGGTTTTTCAGATGGAACTGCGAATACTGGGCGGGGATCGATCATGAGGACCCGGGCGACACGAATTTCCTCGCGCGTTCTCCCGCCGGATATGCCTTTCTGAACGGCTGGGGTTCGGCGCGGTACAACGCCGCCGCGCAGCTTCAATGCCTCGTGTACAGAAAATACACGGGAAGAACGGATTTCGCCGACTGGGCGCGGGGCCAGATGGAATACCTCCTCGGCGACAACCCCCTCGGTCTTTCCTATGAAGTCGGGTACGGCGAAAAGTACGCCCAGCATCCCCACCACCGCGCGGCACACGGCTCGACGACCAACAGCCCGGACAATCCGCCGGAACACAAACACACCCTCTGGGGCGCCCTGGTCGGCGGACCGGATCTCCAGGATGATCATAACGACGATATCTGGGATTATATCTATAACGAAGTCGCCATCGATTACAACGCGGGATTTGTCGGCGCGCTCGCGGGCCATGTCTACTATTACGGCATGGATCACAAACCGCTTGCCGATTTCCCGCCATCCGAACCGCCGGTAGAGGAATACCTCATGCGGGCGAAACTGGAACAGGAAAACAACGCGCGCACCCAGGTGACTGTCCAGATCGATTGCCAGCCGGTGCACCCGCCGCGGTTTGAAACCGGATTGACATGCAGGTATTACTTCGACATCAGCGAACTGGTCGACGCGGGCCAGGATATCGGCGATATATCCATTGATATCTACTACGATGAAGCGAAAACCATGGACGGTATTGCCGCCCCGGTGAACGGGCCGTTTTCCGCCGGGTCGGGGAACCTCTATTATGTCGAGATCGACTGGTCGAATGTTCCGCTTTTCGGCGACCGGGAACTGCAATTCGGTCTGATAAACGCCCAGGATGCCGCATATGAATATCACTGGGACCCGACAAACGACCCGAGCCGTGAAGGACTCACAAAATCGATGGAACTTACAGAGAATATCCCGATTTATTTGAATGATGCCCTCGTTTACGGCAACGAACCGGGATCATCGGGAGGTGCGACAACGCCTCCGTCGGCAACGACGCCCCCGACGGTAACGACACCCCCGACAGCGACAACACCGCCGACAACGACCAATCCGCCGGGAAACTGTCCGTGTGAAATCGGGGACGTGAATTGCGACGGCACGATCAATATCGTCGACGCCCTCGTCACCGCCCAGGCCTATGTCGGACTGGAACCGGCCAATTACTACGAATGCGCGGCGGACGCGAACTGCGACGGAACGGTGAACATCGTCGATGCCCTCCGCATCGCCCAGTACTATGTGGGTATCGTCACTTCATTCTGCTGATTCAAAACAGGCGGCTGCCTGGTATCGATAACAACGGAAATACGAAAGAACTGGGCCGTCCGAAGGGGCGGCCCTTTGTTATTCATAATATAGGGTAGTGTTTAATAAACAACACTGAAATCACCAAGAAAATATCAATTTCGTAGTTAAAAAATGTGTCCAATCTGATATATGCGGTCGACTGTTTTTGCTTTTAATTCTATACTGATATCTCATGTATTTGAATCTGCCGGAATTATCGTGATCGGAGTTCCGGCGGCACAATATTCCGTGACAGGACCGGTATGGTATCTGTCTTTATAATATTCGATAAGAATAAAGGAGGTTTCAGAATGAAACGAATCGTAACGGGTATCATGATTCTTTCCGCATTTGCCATGTTGAGTTCATGTCATCTGGACAATGAGGAAATAATTCAAACACTCGAGACCGACAATGAAGCTGAAAGCAAAACCGGCTACTATCCGACGGCCTGTAAAACCAATTGCACCTATTCCTGTCAGTACCTCGCAAAGGCGGAGATCGACAACAAGCGAAAGGCGAACTCGTTCCTCGGGGATCCGACATCGGATTATTACGTTCTCAAAGAATGCGGGGTTTTCAGGCGGTATGCGGGCGGTTACATCTACAATCATCCGGATGCGGGAGTGCATATGGTATATGGGGCGATTTTTACCAAATGGGGGGAATACGGATGGGAGAACGGTTTTCTGGGCTATCCGACCACGGACGAACTCAATACATCAAATTTTTCAGGACGGTTTAACGCGTTCCAGGGCGGGTACATTTTCTGGTCGCCGTCATCGGGTGCGCATGCGATTTACGGGGCCATATATTCGAAATGGAACGGAATGGGAAATGTCGCCAGTATTTTGGGATATCCGGTCACCGATGAATACGGGTGCCCTGACGGAAGGGGCAGATACAATTTTTTTCAGAATGGATGCATATACTGGACTTCATCGACGGGCGCACATTATGTTCGGGGTGATATCATGAACAGGTGGGGACAGATAGGATGGGAGCGAAGCTGGCTGGGTTTTCCCATCACCGATGAAGGGCTTTATGAATCGGTACGGTACAATAAATTCGAGTACGGTTACATCTTCAGCAATCCAGAGTTCGGAACACGGGAGGCGGCGTTATGGTTCGCCGGCCGCTATATTTATTTACCGTATACGGAATTGGTAAACGATATCAACCTCATGATCGTTTCCAATGATAATGCCCGGTCAAAAAAGACCGTTGAAGAGTTCCGCACGCTGGTCTTGAATGTCGGCTTAAATGAAGTAAAGACAGGCTATTGCGGTGCGGAGGCGAAAAGCCGGTATGGAGCGAAACCGGATGCCAAATGGTGCAGCGAGTTTGCCCGGTATGTGTATCTCGAATCCGGGATATACAGCGATTACTTCCAGGCCTGGAATATGCTGAGAAAGGTTACCACAGTCGATAAATTCAGGGATTTTTTCAGGGATTATGGTCAATGGCTTGTGACCTCGAAAGGACAGGTAAACGGCAACACAATCTACCCCGGCGATTATCTTGCGTTGACCGGTAGTGCCGGGGAAAAATCCCATTCGGCAATCGCCGTTGCGGTTTCCCCGACACTCGGTTGGGTTTGTACCGTCGAAGGAAACCAGGAGGGCGGGTGTACGGCTTATAAATTTCGTCCCTATATTGTCAATGGCAGCGTCCATGAGGACATCGATGCCATTGGAAAAATCAAGGATTGGAGAAAATAGTCATTGAGTTGTGACGTTCTGTAATTCGTTTCGTTGTATAAGGAAATCCGTCTGCCATGCAGGCGGGTTATTTTTTCGGAAAATTTTTGTTGTTCACTTCTACTGTTGAAAACGATTTGGTTTCGGTAGAGACGGCAATGGGAGTAAACTCCTCCCCCTTGTGATTGAAACCATCTATCGGTAAAATGGAAGGTATGAAAAAAGATATCCTGAACCGGATACTCAAAAGTGCCGGAAACGGTCGGCTCGTTGAAATCCTCTCACGCCGCTTGTCGCCCCCCGATCTCCAGAGTCTTTTGCTTGAAGTCTACAAAAGGAGGGCGGGAGGGTTAACGCCTTCGCGGGTGCTGCGGCAATACGAGGAAAGCAGATTCGTCCGGCCGGCGATGGTTTCCCCCCGGCGTATGATGGATCTGGACATGATCGCCTTTTCCCTTCTGCCCGAAGAATACGAGGTGCTGGAACTTTCCCCGGTCGCCCCTCTCGGTTCGTGTTCGATATTGGGTCCCGTCGATCAATATAATGTCGTAGCGACAATACGCAATAATGAAGTCTGTTCTGATGCGACGAACGTGCTCGCACTCGAATCGGCGCTGGTGAGGAGGGAATATCTCAAATCGGAAAAAAGTAAAATGATGCAGGTGAAACGTTGCGCAAGCCACCGTCTCCTGCGGCCGCAACTTTTTTCAGGTGCGGCGTCCTTTTCCCACTTCCGCCTGTTCGGAATGGTGACAGCCGGAAGAGACACCGGATCATTCGGTTTCGAGATCACCGCCCTTTGCGAACATATCGGTTTTTTTATTGACCTGATAACTGCGTTAAAAAAAAGGGATTTTTCACCTGGAGACACACGGGTCGCACTCACCGCTTTCGACCGTATCAGAATCCCGGCCCTTGAATCCGGGGTTGCCGCCCCCCTCTCCGGTCGTATTCCAGATGTACGGATATCGCTCGATCGGGAGAGAACGGAAGGTGCCGGTTATTATTCCGGTGCCGGCTACCGGATATATATCCGAAACGGGAAAGGGGAGGAGTTTCTTGTTGTCGACGGCGGTTTTACCGATTGGACACAACGCCTTCTCGGAAGCAGAAAAGAACGTTTTCTAACAAGCGGGATGGGGACCGAACGTTTTATCTTTTGTTTTGATGACGGGAATAAAACATAATTCCATAAAAAAGGGCCGCCCGTTTATCAGCCGGCCCCTTTTTTCATTTTATCGTACGTGTCAGAAGATATAATCCGGATCCGTTATTGCTCCCTTTTCCTGCGGCGTCGTTATAATTTTATTCAGATAATCGTCACTGATATAGGCGGCTTCGTAGGTACCGTTATATCTTTGGATTTGACTGTAAAATGACCGCATGTGGTTTCTCGAGCCTTTCTGAAGATTCGCGTAGACGATTTTTATATCCCTGTTGTCGGTTGCTGTCCTCAACTGTTCAAGGTCGAAGATGTCGAGGTCTTCGATCTTGGCGCCCACCTTTAGCGCGCCGACAATATCCTTCGATCCGGCGGCAGTTAAATTGTCGTAGAGTGCGGCAAGCCCGGGATCGTCAAAAATACCCGTGACCGACTGATCCGTAACCCCGGTGATTCCGTATCGATCGAGAAGGCTGCCCACTGCATCGATATGGGTCTGTTCGCTTGCCGCAATGTTTGCGAATATCGGTATATTCCATTTCTCATACAGCGCGCGATAAACATCACGGGCGAGTTTTTCTTCTTCATACATTTTTTTAAGGCCGGCTTCTTCCTCAGGCGACAGGAATTCCGGCGGATAATTCTCCAAATCATAACCACTTTCATCATTCGTTCCACCGACTCCCCCGTTTCCCGTCCGGCCATTACCACCGGCAAAAAGAAAACCCGCGGCAAGGAGTAGCAATACTAAAATTATAATGATTGCTTTATCGTTCGTTTTCATGTGACACCTCCTCTATCAGACAGGGCAATCCTGTCTTTTCTTTGTTTTAAATAATGATGTTGTCATGCAGACAAACCATTTCCAATGCAGGATGATATGGCCCAGCACACCGGCGGCCATGGCGATACTAGACCAGTTATGGATATCTTTCCAGAATTGCTTGCCGAAAAAAAGCAGGTCACCCCCGAAACCGGGATTTCGTCCGCCCATATAGCCGCCCTGCGGCGAAAATAAAAGGACAAACCCGGATACGATCGAGACGATAAATCCTATCCCGATGACAATATCCACAATATAGTTAAGTCTGGCTTTGTTTTTCATCATCAACCTCCTTCAGATGATATATCCTTAATATCCACCATGGGTGTGAAGACTTCCCGGAGGGTGTGTGAAGATTGTGTGAAGGATAGCAGGAAGGAGTATCTGTCTGTTATGGATTTTCTAAAGAAGAAGTATCCAAAATGGCATATAATGATTCATATATAGAGAAATTAATCTATTTTGCCTAGGTAGGTGTTGGATTATCGTAAACAATTGTCGTAAATTCCTTCGAGATGACTGCTGTAATCTTCTCTCCTCACTACTCCATTGCCTAAATTTTTTCTCAAATTCTTCGATTACTTTATTTCCATATCTCTCCACCATCGTCAAAAACAACTCCAGCAACCCCCTCACCAATTGCGCAATACTAAAACAATTCAAATCAGCATGCAGCAGTTTGATCTTCCGATACATATCCTCTGATAAATAGACATGCATGTGTTCCCGCGTTTCACAGGGATTGTGTGAGACCGATTGATACCGGCTCATCCGTTGTTTTCCCCATTTATGTTCCTTTATAATCAAAGGATCGATACAGGACAATATCCTGACAATTATGGCGGATAACGAACGCATCGAACCGAACAATTTAAGGTTGTGCAGCTTCTCTCTCATTATATTCGTCATTATAAAATGGAATTCATGCAGTCCTGATTGTATCATGTAACACTCCTTGATTAATTGGTCTCATATACTATATAACGCATGGAAACTGCCTGCTGCTTTGATTTATTTAATAAATGGAAATAAAAAACCGATATATGCTATAATTTATCAGTCTGCCGGAACCGTTCCGGGTAATTCTATAATCACCTTCGTCCCTTTGCCCTCCCCGCTTTCGATTCGGATAGTCCCGCCGTGGAGGTCGACGATTCTTTTGGTTATCGCGAGTCCCAGCCCTGACCCTTGGGTATGACGCGCGAACTCTCCCCGATAGAATCTGTTAAAAACAAGGGGAATTTCGCGGTCCGGAATGGATGTCCCGGTATTGAATACGGAGAAGACGAAAGAACCGCCGCCATACACGGCTGCGAGTTCAACCGTTCCGCCCTCATTCGCGTACCGGACGGCGTTATCGATGAGGTTAGACGCCGCGCGAAGGAGGAGGCGCCTGTCGCCGCATAGCGACAATCCGGCCTTCCCTTCTGCCGGAATCCGTGTTTCGAGGATTACCTTTTTCTTTTCGGCCCATAATGAAAACATGTCGGTCAATTCGTTCAGAAAATCGGAAACGTCGATATTTTCCCGATGCAGGTTCATTTCCGGTGATTCGAGTGCCACGAGTTCGTTAAAATCGTTTACCAGTTCCTCGATCCTGCGAAGTTCTGCGAGAAGGAGATCAAATCGTGAAGGAAGGGGATTCAAGACCCCGTCCCGCATTCCTTCAAGCTGGGCGCGGAGTGCCCCGAGCGGGGTGCGTAAATCATGGGTGATGTCGTTGGTCCACTGAGTCCTGAGCCGTTGTTCTTCATCCAGTTTTTTTCCGAGTGCGTTTGCGGATGCGGCAATTTGTTCGATTTCCCTGATGCCGGTTTCCTTAATTTCATAGAGCAAATCGCCCGCGGCGATCGCTTCGATACCCCTGACCAGCCGGTTTGCGATTCGCGAAAGAAATGTAGAGAAAATGACGGCAAACAGAAAAGAAAATAAAAAAGAAAGGCCGATTCCCACCGCCGCGGTCAATGTGAGAGACGATACGAGTTTTTTATTTTCACCGCTTCTGTTTCCTTCACCGATGATGCCGAAAGTAAAGGAGCCTTTTTCAGGATGTTGCGGATCAAGGGGATGGCGGACGATATCATCGGGATGCTGCCGAAGGTAATTGTGCAACCAGTTGCCTTCCGTGCCGGCCTGGTACCCGGACGAAGTCTTCCGATATCCCGTAATAACCCGTCCTTCGGTGTCAAAAAGAATGACGTAGCCCCGTTCTGGAACGAGAAAACGGAGGGCCTCATGGAGTTCCCGGGGGGATGGAGATCCGGAAGGAGATGTGATGGAGTCCAGGATTTCCTTCAGGTTTTGTATCAATGTCTCATCCTGATCCTTTTGCCAGGCCTGAAAGGACATCCCGATTCCGGTTGTAAAAACGAACCAGAGTATTGCCAGAAACAGCAAAAAGGCGATGACGATGACGAACATGGTGCGGGTAAATATCGTATTCACTGCTTTTCTCCCGCGAATCTGTATCCGTACCCGCGCACTGTTTCTATCCAGGCGGGGTTTCCCAGTTTTATCCTTATGTTTTTGATGTGGGTGTCGATCGTTCGCGCGGAATCTCCGGTTATATAATGAAGGCTTTGGGATAGAAGTCGTTCCCTCGAGACCACGATGCCCTCCTGTTGAATCAGATAGACTAAAATTTCCCATTCGGATGAGGTGAGATCGATGTCCTTTTCTTCCACCGTTATTTTATGCGAATCCGGACGCAAAGCCAGCACCTGTTTATCGAGACGCCAGTATCCCGATTCGATTTTCCCCTCCTTTTTACCGCTTCGTTTGAGGATGGCCGTTACCCGGAGAACGAGTTCCCGCGGTGAAAATGGTTTGACGATATAATCGTCCCCCCCGATTTCAAAACCGGTGATTCTGTCCGTTTCCGATGTTTTTGCCGTGAGAAAAACAATCGGCATGTCAAAGGATTTCCTGATATCCCGGGCGAGTTTGAAACCGTTGCCGTCAGGAAGCATGACGTCGAGAATGACGAGATCGGGCGGATTGGCGGAAACTGCATCGAGAACACCCGTTGTGCCCCTGAACTCGGCAACCCGGTGGTCTTCGAGTGAAAGATAGGATACGGCCGCTTCGCGAATCGCGTCGTTGTCTTCCACAATAATGATATAAGCCATTAGATGCTCTCCTGTTGTTCAATACACATAATTTCCACCGTTGTCTCAGAAAATCATACTATAATACCTCTGTCATCCATTCCATTACCGTTGCTCTCATCTCGTCCGTTACTTCGTGCGCGACATTGGCATATTCCTTCAATTGCATCCGGCCGGGAACGGTGTTATGCGTTATAACGTCTTCCGCAAACGAACGCACCTTGTCCGGATCGAAATGGGGATCGTCTTTTCCGATCTGAATGAGGATGTGTTTGTTGTGGAATTTGTCCTTAAGGTTGACCGGTTCCTTTTTCCGTGCAAATTCTCCGAGACGCTGCCTTAATTCCGGCGTGTCGACCAGCCCGTTTCCTTTCGGAAACTCGTCCCAGACAGGCGAGGCGATCACCGGTGCGGCTGCCTTTATTCTGTCGTCGAGGGTAACGGCGCGGAATGCGGTGAATCCCCCCATCGAAACGCCGTATACCCCGATTCGTTCGATATCGACATACGGCTCGTCCTTAAGATAATCGATAATAATGGGAATGTCTTTCGCCGTTGCATCGATCAATTCCCTCACCGTGAGAATATTGAGTCCGCCGGCCTCCATGGCAACCTCGAAAAATTTTTTTTCCTTTCTTTCACCGTGCCCCCTGTTGTCGAGGGCAATGCCGTATATCCCGCGCTTTGCGTATTCGAGAAGTTCTCCGGTGAAATCTTCCTTGCTTCGCGTGAATCCGTGGGAAAAGATGACAACGGGCATTCTGAATGCCGTTTTTTTATACGATGTCGTAACCGGAATATCATGAATGTAATAACTGTCGGCAACAATATCGGTATGATTCAAAACAGAGATATCCTCTTCATTAATATATCGTAGCCCTATCGGGTTCGACCGATTTT
This genomic window from Spirochaetales bacterium contains:
- a CDS encoding glycoside hydrolase family 9 protein, which gives rise to MKQHHMRPVVFLVVILFFMTVTTLMAQNFAEALQKSIYFYDAEKCGPGVTGGRLEWRGDCHTDDVYYGGFHDAGDHVKFGLPQSYAASTLAWGVYEFKDAFVQIDEYEHIMEILRWFSDYFLRCWNGSRFIYHVGEGSVDHNYWGPPELQKTEDFERPSYATDTHPASDQASQAAAALAIMYLILQDEDSAYATKCLTAAKELYAHAVAKRGLGYDGGFYNSSFDEDQMSWGAVWLYIATDNYDYIEDILSVDSAGQYTGYLKKIVMNPEDDWQNIWVHSWDTVWGGVFAKLAPITDDSQHWWFFRWNCEYWAGIDHEDPGDTNFLARSPAGYAFLNGWGSARYNAAAQLQCLVYRKYTGRTDFADWARGQMEYLLGDNPLGLSYEVGYGEKYAQHPHHRAAHGSTTNSPDNPPEHKHTLWGALVGGPDLQDDHNDDIWDYIYNEVAIDYNAGFVGALAGHVYYYGMDHKPLADFPPSEPPVEEYLMRAKLEQENNARTQVTVQIDCQPVHPPRFETGLTCRYYFDISELVDAGQDIGDISIDIYYDEAKTMDGIAAPVNGPFSAGSGNLYYVEIDWSNVPLFGDRELQFGLINAQDAAYEYHWDPTNDPSREGLTKSMELTENIPIYLNDALVYGNEPGSSGGATTPPSATTPPTVTTPPTATTPPTTTNPPGNCPCEIGDVNCDGTINIVDALVTAQAYVGLEPANYYECAADANCDGTVNIVDALRIAQYYVGIVTSFC
- a CDS encoding DUF2202 domain-containing protein, translating into MKTNDKAIIIILVLLLLAAGFLFAGGNGRTGNGGVGGTNDESGYDLENYPPEFLSPEEEAGLKKMYEEEKLARDVYRALYEKWNIPIFANIAASEQTHIDAVGSLLDRYGITGVTDQSVTGIFDDPGLAALYDNLTAAGSKDIVGALKVGAKIEDLDIFDLEQLRTATDNRDIKIVYANLQKGSRNHMRSFYSQIQRYNGTYEAAYISDDYLNKIITTPQEKGAITDPDYIF
- a CDS encoding DUF4405 domain-containing protein — translated: MMKNKARLNYIVDIVIGIGFIVSIVSGFVLLFSPQGGYMGGRNPGFGGDLLFFGKQFWKDIHNWSSIAMAAGVLGHIILHWKWFVCMTTSLFKTKKRQDCPV
- a CDS encoding HAMP domain-containing histidine kinase; its protein translation is MNTIFTRTMFVIVIAFLLFLAILWFVFTTGIGMSFQAWQKDQDETLIQNLKEILDSITSPSGSPSPRELHEALRFLVPERGYVILFDTEGRVITGYRKTSSGYQAGTEGNWLHNYLRQHPDDIVRHPLDPQHPEKGSFTFGIIGEGNRSGENKKLVSSLTLTAAVGIGLSFLFSFLFAVIFSTFLSRIANRLVRGIEAIAAGDLLYEIKETGIREIEQIAASANALGKKLDEEQRLRTQWTNDITHDLRTPLGALRAQLEGMRDGVLNPLPSRFDLLLAELRRIEELVNDFNELVALESPEMNLHRENIDVSDFLNELTDMFSLWAEKKKVILETRIPAEGKAGLSLCGDRRLLLRAASNLIDNAVRYANEGGTVELAAVYGGGSFVFSVFNTGTSIPDREIPLVFNRFYRGEFARHTQGSGLGLAITKRIVDLHGGTIRIESGEGKGTKVIIELPGTVPAD
- a CDS encoding response regulator transcription factor, with amino-acid sequence MAYIIIVEDNDAIREAAVSYLSLEDHRVAEFRGTTGVLDAVSANPPDLVILDVMLPDGNGFKLARDIRKSFDMPIVFLTAKTSETDRITGFEIGGDDYIVKPFSPRELVLRVTAILKRSGKKEGKIESGYWRLDKQVLALRPDSHKITVEEKDIDLTSSEWEILVYLIQQEGIVVSRERLLSQSLHYITGDSARTIDTHIKNIRIKLGNPAWIETVRGYGYRFAGEKQ
- a CDS encoding alpha/beta fold hydrolase yields the protein MNHTDIVADSYYIHDIPVTTSYKKTAFRMPVVIFSHGFTRSKEDFTGELLEYAKRGIYGIALDNRGHGERKEKKFFEVAMEAGGLNILTVRELIDATAKDIPIIIDYLKDEPYVDIERIGVYGVSMGGFTAFRAVTLDDRIKAAAPVIASPVWDEFPKGNGLVDTPELRQRLGEFARKKEPVNLKDKFHNKHILIQIGKDDPHFDPDKVRSFAEDVITHNTVPGRMQLKEYANVAHEVTDEMRATVMEWMTEVL